The proteins below come from a single Fusarium verticillioides 7600 chromosome 3, whole genome shotgun sequence genomic window:
- a CDS encoding ribosome biogenesis protein ytm-1, with the protein MGDVAQVKVVFTTTEQDLVLPDSKQKLLVPADIKRYGLSRILNSESMLDTSSPIPLDFLANGTFLRTSIEEYLATNGLSSESTLTLQYVRSLLPPVYEASFEHDDWVGGIDLLSATSRAGLLAGGGNIPERVASASYDGLVRVWNPSGDAIAVSPAGRAGGHTQRANAVKWMSQKQLASVGLDRKVIVWDYSESEDGFSGALKSSMELWGHGKEINSLDINGATKRILTASSDGKVGLWTSSKRTAPQADPESLPSAHSTKRAKLASAANTAQRGPLALIPVHDEPVTAAIFHPNDATVAYSASKDHTVRTIDLTTQREVSRLTTMHPLLCATALPGSSLVAAGSSARHITLLDPRESATTTSAMTLRGHVNMVVSLAPSPENDHSLVSGSHDSTCRVWDLRSVRMGTSEEGGGSVSEPVYTIGREWLKGKKLPAAGDGAKVLSVAWDQSWGIVSGGEDKKVQINRGRNLFGPGP; encoded by the exons ATGGGGGACGTCGCACAGGTGAAGGTCGTCTTCACTACCACTGAGCAGGATTTGGTACTGCCAGACTCTAAACAAAAATTGCTCGTGCCTGCAG ATATTAAACGATATGGCCTCTCTCGCATTCTCAACTCCGAGTCTATGCTCGACACCTCCTCTCCTATACCACTCGACTTTCTCGCCAACGGCACATTTCTCCGAACTTCTATCGAAGAGTATCTTGCAACAAATGGTCTTTCATCTGAATCCACCTTGACTTTGCAGTATGTTCGAAGTCTGCTTCCTCCGGTTTACGAGGCGAGCTTTGAGCATGACGACTGGGTCGGTGGTATAGACCTCCTATCTGCCACTTCACGAGCAGGCCTCCTGGCTGGTGGTGGGAACATCCCCGAACGAGTTGCGAGTGCTTCCTATGACGGCCTCGTTAGGGTCTGGAACCCCTCTGGAGACGCAATCGCAGTGTCTCCTGCTGGTCGAGCTGGTGGCCACACGCAGCGAGCGAATGCGGTCAAGTGGATGTCACAGAAGCAGCTGGCTTCAGTTGGCCTGGATCGCAAGGTTATTGTCTGGGACTATAGCGAGTCTGAGGATGGTTTCTCTGGCGCCCTCAAGTCCAGCATGGAACTCTGGGGTCATGGGAAGGAAatcaacagtcttgacatTAACGGAGCCACTAAGCGAATTCTCACAGCATCATCTGACGGTAAAGTTGGCCTTTGGACATCGTCAAAAAGAACAGCTCCCCAAGCGGATCCTGAGAGCTTGCCTTCTGCGCACAGCACGAAGCGAGCCAAGCTTGCAAGTGCCGCCAACACTGCACAGCGTGGCCCTCTTGCTTTGATCCCTGTCCATGATGAGCCTGTGACTGCTGCCATCTTTCATCCCAACGACGCGACGGTCGCCTATTCGGCATCCAAAGATCATACTGTTCGCACTATTGATTTGACAACCCAGCGCGAGGTCAGCCGACTCACAACCATGCACCCACTATTATGCGCAACGGCGCTCCCCGGATCCTCgcttgtcgctgctggttCGTCGGCCCGACATATTACCCTCCTCGACCCCCGCGAGTCAGCTACTACTACCTCAGCCATGACACTCCGCGGTCACGTTAATATGGTTGTCTCTTTGGCGCCTTCGCCCGAAAACGACCACTCGCTTGTGTCTGGCTCCCACGACAGTACATGTCGTGTGTGGGATCTTCGAAGCGTGCGGATGGGTACGTCGGAAGAGGGTGGTGGCAGCGTCAGTGAGCCAGTGTACACCATAGGCCGAGAGTGgctcaagggcaagaagctcccagctgctggtgatggagcCAAGGTGTTGAGCGTGGCCTGGGATCAATCCTGGGGTATTGTGAGTGGTGGTGAGGATAAGAAGGTTCAGATCAACAGAGGCCGTAATCTGTTTGGGCCAGGACCATAG
- a CDS encoding U6 snRNA-associated Sm-like protein LSm5 — translation MASQLLPLELIDKCVGSRIWVIMKGDKEFSGTLVGFDDYVNMVLEDVTEFDYSGNHTKLPKILLNGNNICMLIPGGEGPEGAA, via the exons ATGGCATCCCAGCTGTTACCTCTCG AGCTTATCGACAAGTGTGTAGGCTCCAGGATTTGGGTCATTATGAAGGGCGACAAGG AATTCAGCGGAACTCTTGTCGGTTTCGACGACTACGTTA ACATGGTTTTGGAGGATGTGACCGAGTT TGACTATTCGGGTAACCACACTAAACTTCCCAAGATTCTCCTGAACGGTAACAACATCTGCATG TTGATCCCTGGTGGCGAAGGTCCAGAAGGAGCTGCTTGA
- a CDS encoding U6 snRNA-associated Sm-like protein LSm5, translated as MASQLLPLELIDKCVGSRIWVIMKGDKEFSGTLVGFDDYVNMVLEDVTELYEQNLHYCISSTG; from the exons ATGGCATCCCAGCTGTTACCTCTCG AGCTTATCGACAAGTGTGTAGGCTCCAGGATTTGGGTCATTATGAAGGGCGACAAGG AATTCAGCGGAACTCTTGTCGGTTTCGACGACTACGTTA ACATGGTTTTGGAGGATGTGACCGAGTTGTATGAGCAAAATCTTCATTATTGCATTTCCAGTACTGGCTAA
- a CDS encoding U6 snRNA-associated Sm-like protein LSm5, which translates to MSFCMVMDDCAEKMIEFSGTLVGFDDYVNMVLEDVTEFDYSGNHTKLPKILLNGNNICMLIPGGEGPEGAA; encoded by the exons ATGAGTTTCTGTATGGTCATGGACGATTGTGCTGAAAAGATGATAGAATTCAGCGGAACTCTTGTCGGTTTCGACGACTACGTTA ACATGGTTTTGGAGGATGTGACCGAGTT TGACTATTCGGGTAACCACACTAAACTTCCCAAGATTCTCCTGAACGGTAACAACATCTGCATG TTGATCCCTGGTGGCGAAGGTCCAGAAGGAGCTGCTTGA
- a CDS encoding DNA-directed RNA polymerase II subunit RPB11: protein MNAPDRFELFLLGEGEKKIEEKVFSGMSNTSDFVLMKEDHTLGNLLSEHLKMHPNVYMAGYKIAHPNVPELFIRVQTDGTITPRDVFTSVCEKLIKQLEMLHQEFTREWELRRITNTGEQGNMQNGH, encoded by the exons ATGAACGCGCCTGATCG TTTCGAGTTGTTCCTGCTCGGAgagggcgagaagaagatagAGGAAAAGGTCTTCTCAG GAATGTCCAATACCTCCGATTTTGTCCTCATGAAAGAAGACCACACTCTTGGTAACCTTCTCTCTGAGCACCTCAAGATGCACCCCAATGTCTATATGGCTGGGTATAAGA TTGCTCATCCCAATGTTCCTGAACTTTTTATACGAGTCCAGACAGATGGAACCATAACCCCCCGCGATGTGTTTACTTCTGTCTGTGAGAAGCTCATTAAACAGCTCGAGATGCTGCATCAGGAGTTCACGCGAGAGTGGGAATTGAGACGAATCACCAACACTGGTGAGCAGGGAAACATGCAGAACGGCCACTGA
- a CDS encoding AFG3 family protein has product MSRFLRQSSQLARATRLSTQPALRLCARPSLVTRSIPAKTSAAFAIRARTYSSQPPPPGKDPRSNPEKDDEHGSKPLNQHSAKNGPDGSKSEAPKPPPLPEGWIHLNKEELAHLEEFTSRLPEAQRPVAKDILEKLQIVGAPAETRDLLQKQRQNGNLSILDKGRLMRCVYMVTERIIELEDQQDNRDGQFSSFRMDQEPKTQDGKDSTDKSKQHQQQQQKGGKLPKNERSGWLEAVQTGIAIGVTVWIAELFANPFSEKEITWQEMRKAFLDKGLVQKLIVVNGSHVRVELHPSATGATGEGGQPARKSYVFSIGSVESFERKLEQAQDELGIPPSERIPVSYEAGGSTLGNLLLAFGPTLLFIGLILWTQRSMGGRGGAGGGMFNFGKSKAKKFNAESAVKVKFSDVAGLEEAKTEIMEFVSFLKQPEKFEKLGAKIPRGAILAGPPGTGKTLLAKATAGESGVPFFSVSGSEFVEMFVGVGPSRVRDLFAEGRKNAPCIIFIDEIDAIGRARQESGRGFGGNDEREATLNQILTEMDGFNTREQVVVLAGTNRADMLDKALMRPGRFDRHIFIDRPTMKGRQEIFKVYLNKIVTNEDHEYLVGRLATLTPGFSGADIANVVNEAALIAARGNADEVKMDHFERAIERVIGGLERKSLVLKPEEKKTVAYHEAGHAICGWFLEHADPLLKVSIIPRGQGALGYAQYLPQDAYLMNTNQLMDRMAMTMGGRVSEELHFPTVTTGASDDFKKVSQMARNMVTQWGMSEKVGPVHFENDPNRMQKPFAESTAQQIDQEVSRIVEAAYQRCRDLLTSKKKEVGLIAQELLKKEVLVRDDMVRILGKRPFGDNEDFEKYFGGGKEESTPPPFPEETDTPKDPPAPAPAFKKLE; this is encoded by the exons ATGTCGAGATTTTTAAGACAATCAAGCCAGCTCGCACGAGCGACAAGATTGTCAACGCAGCCTGCACTACGATTATGTGCAAGACCGTCACTTGTCACCCGATCGATCCCCGCAAAGACTTCTGCCGCATTCGCCATTCGAGCAAGGACATATTCCTCGCAACCCCCTCCTCCCGGCAAAGATCCCCGATCAAACCCGGAAAAGGATGATGAGCATGGAAGCAAGCCATTGAATCAACACAGTGCAAAGAACGGGCCCGATGGAAGCAAGTCTGAAGCACCAAAGCCGCCACCTCTACCCGAAGGCTGGATTCACTTGAACAAGGAGGAACTGGCACATCTCGAGGAATTTACAAGTCGacttccagaagctcaaaggcCGGTGGCGAAGGACATTCTTGAGAAACTTCAAATTGTTGGCGCCCCTGCTGAGacccgagatcttcttcaaaagcaACGACAGAACGGCAACCTTTCGATCTTGGACAAGGGAAGGCTCATGCGATGTGTATACATGGTCACAGAACGGATAATAGAATTGGAAGATCAACAGGACAACCGGGATGGCCAATTTTCCTCCTTCCGCATGGACCAGGAACCGAAGACCCAGGACGGAAAGGATAGCACTGACAAGTCGAagcaacatcagcagcagcaacagaaGGGTGGCAAGCTACCGAAGAATGAGCGCAGCGGGTGGCTGGAGGCTGTCCAGACTGGTATCGCCATTGGTGTCACTGTATGGATTGCGGAGCTCTTTGCCAACCCTTTctctgagaaggagattACTTGGCAAGAGATGCGGAAAGCATTCCTGGATAAGGGCCTGGTTCAGAAGCTGATTGTTGTTAACGGCTCACATGTGCGGGTAGAGCTTCATCCATCTGCAACCGGAGCTACTGGTGAGGGCGGGCAACCTGCGAGAAAGAGCTACGTTTTCTCCATAGGGTCTGTTGAATCCTTCGAGCGAAAGTTGGAACAGGCgcaagatgagcttggtATTCCGCCTTCTGAAAGGATACCTGTGAGCTATGAGGCTGGAGGTAGCACCCTTGgcaaccttcttctggccTTTGGCCCTACACTGCTCTTCATCGGGTTGATCCTCTGGACTCAGCGGTCAATGGGTGGACgtggtggtgctggaggaggtATGTTCAACTTCGGCAAGAGCAAGGCTAAGAAGTTCAACGCCGAGAGTGCTGTTAAGGTCAAATTCTCAGATGTTGCTGGCCTCGAAGAGGCAAAAACCGAGATCATGGAGTTTGTGAGCTTCCTGAAGCAACCCGAGAAATTCGAAAAGCTAGGTGCCAAGATCCCTCGAGGTGCTATCTTAGCTGGCCCCCCTGGTACTGGCAAGACATTGCTTGCCAAGGCCACAGCTGGCGAGTCTGGAGTACCATTCTTCAGTGTAAGCGGTTCTGAGTTCGTTGAAATGTTTGTCGGTGTCGGACCTTCACGTGTGAGAGATTTATTCGCCGAAGGACGTAAGAACGCCccctgcatcatcttcattgacgAGATTGACGCAATTGGACGTGCGCGACAGGAGAGCGGCCGGGGATTCGGTGGTAATGATGAGCGGGAAGCAACTCTGAACCAGATTCTCACTGAAATGGACGGTTTCAATACTCGCGAGcaggttgttgttcttgctGGCACCAATCGAGCGGATATGCTCGACAAGGCCTTGATGCGACCAGGGCGATTTGACAGACATATCTTCATCGATCGTCCTACGATGAAAGGCCGCCAGGAAATCTTCAAGGTGTATCTGAACAAGATTGTAACAAACGAGGACCACGAATACCTTGTTGGTCGCCTGGCAACTCTGACCCCTGGATTCTCCGGTGCTGATATTGCCAACGTTGTCAATGAGGCTGCTCTAATCG CTGCCCGAGGCAATGctgatgaggtcaagatggaCCACTTTGAGCGGGCCATTGAGCGGGTTATCGGAGGTCTTGAGCGCAAGTCTCTCGTGCTGAAgccagaggagaagaagactgtTGCATACCATGAGGCTGGACACGCCATCTGTGGTTGGTTCCTGGAACATGCTGAtcctcttctcaaggtctccATTATTCCCCGCGGCCAAGGTGCTCTGGGTTATGCTCAGTACCTGCCCCAGGATGCTTACCTGATGAACACCAACCAGCTCATGGACCGAATGGCTATGACAATGGGTGGCCGTGTATCTGAGGAGCTTCATTTCCCCACGGTGACAACAGGTGCTAGTGATGACTTCAAGAAGGTTTCCCAGATGGCACGAAACATGGTAACCCAATGGGGCATGTCCGAGAAGGTGGGCCCCGTTCACTTCGAGAATGACCCCAACCGCATGCAGAAGCCATTTGCAGAATCTACTGCCCAGCAGATCGACCAGGAGGTTTCCCGAATCGTGGAGGCAGCCTACCAGCGATGCCGAGACCTTCTGACCTCGAAAAAGAAGGAAGTTGGGCTAATCGCCCAGGAGttgctcaagaaggaggttCTCGTCCGAGATGACATGGTTCGTATCTTGGGCAAGCGACCATTTGGTGACAacgaggactttgagaaatACTTTGGCGGCGGCAAGGAGGAGAGCACACCCCCACCATTCCCCGAGGAGACAGATACGCCTAAGGACCCCCCTGCCCCTGCCCCAGCTTTCAAAAAGCTTGAGTAG